AAGTGGATATCGCCTTGGAGCCGCTTTTGGAACATCAAGTATAATTGATAGAATGGAACGCCTGCAAGCTATTGTTTCTTTAAGAGCGGCAGGTTATAATCAAGCTGTTTTTAAAACTTGGTTTAACGAACCTGATGGTTGGTTGGAGGATAGAATTAACCAACATGAAGCTATACGGGATGAGTTGCTCAAGATTTTTAGGGATGCAAATCTTCAAACAGCAACACCTCAAGCAGGAAGTTACTTGTTTCCTAAATTACCAGCATTAAGTGTCGATTTAAATATGTTTGTTCGCCTGTTAAGATATCAAGCACATATAACTGTTACGCCTGCATCAGAATTTGCGCCTCATTTAAACGATAGTATTAGGCTTAATTTTTCACAAGACCATGATGCAGCAGTTGAAGCAGCAAAACGAATTGTAAAAATGGTTGAAATATATTCTTTATGAAAGAAGTAAATAAAAATCCAATACCACAAGGTAAGTATATTCCAGCTGTAAGGCATGCTGATGTTATATATACATCGGGCATGACACCTCGAAAAGATGGTGTATTACTTTATTCTGGTGAAATAAAAGCTTCGGTTCCTGTAGATGCATACAGGGAAGCTGTAGAGCTAGCGACACTAAATGCGATGGGAGCTGCTCTTAATTGTTTAGAATTGAATGAAAAAATAGCTTCAGTGTTACAAATGAATATTTTTTTAAATACAGAAGCAGGATTTACAGCTCATTCAAAAATAGCAGATTTTGCATCAGAGATTGTTATAGATGTTTTGGGAATTAAAAGTATTGGAAGCCGCGCAGCAATAGGTGTAGCATCTTTACCCTCTAATGCCTCAGTTGAAATAACATTAGTTTGTAGTGTTAATAAGGTTTTTAAATAAAATTAATAAATCATTAATTAAACCATTGAATCCTTTTTATTAAAGTTTATAAAAGTTGTTTCACTCAAAAAAAGTTTATTTTCCCTAAAAATCGACTTTTGAATTATATTTAATAAAATTACCTTTATGGTGTTAAATTATTTAAATATGTACGATTGTAAAGAATAAAATATATCAAAAATTAATAAGTGTTAAATTATTAATAATATGATTTTTATTCAGATCATTAAAAAACTATCATCTATGAAAATTAAACTTCAGCATGTTTTAAAGAAAACATTATTAGTTACAGGTTTGTTTTTAACATTTTCTCAAAGTTATGGTCTAAAGCGTAGCAAGTATGCTACAGGTAAAGACATCGATTTTTTTGAAGAAAAATGGAAAGAATCAAACTTAAAAGTCTTTCAAAAAACTATTAAGGGCATCGTTACAGACGAAAGTAATACACCTTTATTAGGAGTTACTGTTATTATAAAAGGAACAAACAAAGGTGTAACTACCGATTTTGATGGTAAATTTAGATTAAATACAAGAGTAGGAGACGTATTATTGTTTTCGTATTTAGGTTATGGAGATGTGGAATTAACCGTAGATAGCAGAACAAGTTATGATATAAAAATGAGCCCTTCAGCAGAAGAATTGGATGGGGTAGAAATATTTTCTACTGGGTATCAAAAGATTAGTAAAGAGCGCGTAACCGGATCTTTTGCAAAAATTAATACTAAGGTTTTAGAGCGAAAAATAAATCAGAGTATTATTGGCAAAATTGCAGGAGAAGCTCCAGGTGTGCAATTTGATCCTTTTATTCAGGAAAAAAATAATATTGGTCTAGTAATTCGCGGTAGAAGTTCTATTAATGCTACTACCGAGCCTTTGGTTGTTGTTGATGGATTTGCTATACCAGGAGGTTTTGGTACTATAAATCCAAATGATGTAGAAACTATTACTATTTTAAAAGATGCTGCCGCAACATCTATATGGGGAATTCGTGCTGCAAATGGTGTTATTGTGATTACTACTAAAAAAGGAAAAAAGAATAGTAAACTCTCGGTAAATCTTTCTATAAATTCCTCAGTAACTTTAAAGCAAGATATTTTTCAAGCACCTTATGCAGACCCAAGTACTCAGGTCGATTATCAAATTGAGTTGTTTAACTTTGAGCAGTATTCACAGCAAAGGAAATTATTTGATGGAACCCTAAATGAGTTTTCGTTATATCAAACCAACTCGGTTAGAGAAACTTTACTTAGGCTTCAAAGAGGTGATATTGATATTGCTACCGCTGATAGCAGAATAAATGCTCTTAGAAACAATGATGGTAGAGAGGAGTATTCAAGACTATTTTTAAGACAACGCCTGTGGAACCAATATAACCTAAGTATATCTGGTGGTACTGAAAAATACAATTTTAATTCGTCACTTGTTTATAATCAAAACAAAGGTGAAATTGTAAATGATAAGTCCGATCAATTTATTTTAAATGTTGCTGGCAATTACAAGTTTACAGATAAGTTGCAAGCTAGATTTTCTAGTAATATTTCGCAAACCAAAAGTAAAAATGGTATTGGTACAGGACCTGTAGATTACTTAATAAATTACCCAATATTTGAACGTATTGTGGACGATAATGGTAATTATCTGCCTATGCAAGGTGGCGTAAATATAGAAAGTTCTCAATTAGCTCAAAGACAAGGTTATCCGTATCCTTGGACGTTTAATCTTAAACAAGAGTCTGATAATGTTGATAATACATCAACATCAACAGATATTCGTATTCAAACAGGACTGAATTACGAAATATTAGACGGCCTAAAAATAGACTTAAGTTACCAATATTTATGGTCATCATTTTTTGGTAGAAATCTACTTAACGAAAATAGATTTACAACTAGAAATTTAGTAAACTCTTTTGCTCAAGTAGATGCCAATGGTCAAGTTATAGAAACACCTGTTTCTTTAGGATCATTATTAGATATGTCTACAAGAAGTACTACAGATAATACTTTTAGAGGTCAATTAAATTATTCAAAAAGTTTTAATGACGGACTTCATAACATTGATGCCATAGCTGGGTACGAGGTACGAAAACAAATTACAGAGTTTAATAGAGATAGAAAGTTTGGATATAACGATCAATCTTTAATTTTTACACAACCTAATTTAAATACACTCTATCCTAGTCCAATTTTTGGCGGACAACGATTGATTAATTCAAACTCTAGATTAACATTTAATGAAAATAGATTTCTTTCATACTATATTAATGGTGCTTATAATTTCGACAAACGTTATACCATTTCGGGAAGTATGAGGTTGGATGATACTAACTTATTTGGTGCGTCGGATGATTTTAGAAATATTCCTTTATTTTCAGTAGGTTTAAAATGGAATATAACTAAAGAAAATTTCTTTAATTCAACGTTTTTCGATAACCTTAATTTAAGAGCAACCTATGGTTCTGGCGGAAATGTAGATAGAAATACATCGCCGTTTTTAGTAGCCAGACAAGGCAGAGACCAAGGAAGTTTTTTAAATAATTATCTTACTATTTCAAACCCTCCTAATCCAACATTACGTTTAGAGAAAACAAAAACTTTTAATTTGGGTGTTGATTTCTCTATGGCTAAAAATAGAATTTATGGAAGTGTAGAATACTATGACAGAAATAGTAAAGATTTACTGGCTAGACGTAATATAAGTCCAACCTATGGTTTGTCTTCTTCTTTTCTAAATGTAGCAGAATTATACAATAGAGGTATTGATATCGATTTAGGTTTAAGAATTATGGATACTAAAGATTTTAAATTTGATACAAGAATACTTTACAGTCAAAATAAAAATAAAATAACAAGTATAGACGAAAGTAATCCAGGAGAAATTTTCCTTTTCACACAATATGATGCTAATTCATATGTAGTTGGTGATCCTATTGATAATTTTTATAGCTTTAGATATGCTGGTTTAAGCACAACAGGTAATCCATCATTTTTTAATGAAAATAACGATATTGTAGAAGTAGGTGGCGATATTGGAGCCATAGAAGCTTTAAAAAGCGAGGGGTCTAGATCACCTACTCGTACAGGTTCTTTAACCAATACCGCTACTTATCAAAATTTATCATTACGTGTGCTTACGGTATATTCTGGTGGAAA
The nucleotide sequence above comes from Polaribacter butkevichii. Encoded proteins:
- a CDS encoding RidA family protein, with product MKEVNKNPIPQGKYIPAVRHADVIYTSGMTPRKDGVLLYSGEIKASVPVDAYREAVELATLNAMGAALNCLELNEKIASVLQMNIFLNTEAGFTAHSKIADFASEIVIDVLGIKSIGSRAAIGVASLPSNASVEITLVCSVNKVFK
- a CDS encoding SusC/RagA family TonB-linked outer membrane protein, whose protein sequence is MKIKLQHVLKKTLLVTGLFLTFSQSYGLKRSKYATGKDIDFFEEKWKESNLKVFQKTIKGIVTDESNTPLLGVTVIIKGTNKGVTTDFDGKFRLNTRVGDVLLFSYLGYGDVELTVDSRTSYDIKMSPSAEELDGVEIFSTGYQKISKERVTGSFAKINTKVLERKINQSIIGKIAGEAPGVQFDPFIQEKNNIGLVIRGRSSINATTEPLVVVDGFAIPGGFGTINPNDVETITILKDAAATSIWGIRAANGVIVITTKKGKKNSKLSVNLSINSSVTLKQDIFQAPYADPSTQVDYQIELFNFEQYSQQRKLFDGTLNEFSLYQTNSVRETLLRLQRGDIDIATADSRINALRNNDGREEYSRLFLRQRLWNQYNLSISGGTEKYNFNSSLVYNQNKGEIVNDKSDQFILNVAGNYKFTDKLQARFSSNISQTKSKNGIGTGPVDYLINYPIFERIVDDNGNYLPMQGGVNIESSQLAQRQGYPYPWTFNLKQESDNVDNTSTSTDIRIQTGLNYEILDGLKIDLSYQYLWSSFFGRNLLNENRFTTRNLVNSFAQVDANGQVIETPVSLGSLLDMSTRSTTDNTFRGQLNYSKSFNDGLHNIDAIAGYEVRKQITEFNRDRKFGYNDQSLIFTQPNLNTLYPSPIFGGQRLINSNSRLTFNENRFLSYYINGAYNFDKRYTISGSMRLDDTNLFGASDDFRNIPLFSVGLKWNITKENFFNSTFFDNLNLRATYGSGGNVDRNTSPFLVARQGRDQGSFLNNYLTISNPPNPTLRLEKTKTFNLGVDFSMAKNRIYGSVEYYDRNSKDLLARRNISPTYGLSSSFLNVAELYNRGIDIDLGLRIMDTKDFKFDTRILYSQNKNKITSIDESNPGEIFLFTQYDANSYVVGDPIDNFYSFRYAGLSTTGNPSFFNENNDIVEVGGDIGAIEALKSEGSRSPTRTGSLTNTATYQNLSLRVLTVYSGGNRFRFEKNYDPRFFQTNVYSDYISRWQQPGDELLTDVPRLTSPNETQTPLYLYLNESDRNTDDASYIRLAQVNLSYQFPESLTKKLSMNSFTVSLQADNLKVWNFNKWDVDPVSRTIPIPPTFTLNITTTF